A stretch of the Streptococcus himalayensis genome encodes the following:
- the asp2 gene encoding accessory Sec system protein Asp2, translated as MSKKKIRLLQIGHHNWQDEAEIPENIDWIYLQPQEILSFLEAENKKLEARYQKEKAKFPKKEGVKRGKIQIDGIILPASSYSQDLLLLESIIEPYRVFFPEDLETTDPVLQTFLARIFAQAADFSDKASLLQTFSKIFFKGQFGQKIAISDFAINPDAQNYFHHYEGNAYLVLDGEYGEDYKAIGSYVYGVPYYKEAQIELWQEFIKDPTCEVKIRVSHIPEGALASIIAEWEFKGEELELPNVIDLDKNGTLFVTIFVKGQGRLQLGSLHYRRGRGGFGQFSLGGQRFFDSQRQEFSYFFHPGDFKPPLCVYFSGWRTAEGFEGYGMMRKLGAPMLLICDSRITGGSFYLGTKEFENKISDVIQMYLEYLGFNNKQLIMSGMSMGTFGAVYHGANLDPHAFILAKPVFSLGRVAELEKTLRPGGFPASLDILLHLEGGMEDAAARRLDKRFWDVCVNGRYQGTKFFIAYMKDDDYDKTAFRELVEGLSNREVQIVGRGWTGRHMDGSSFTVPWFLNQYQKVLETDFGRGEQL; from the coding sequence ATGAGTAAAAAAAAGATTAGATTGCTCCAAATCGGTCATCACAATTGGCAGGATGAGGCAGAAATCCCAGAAAATATTGACTGGATTTACTTGCAACCGCAAGAAATTCTTTCTTTTTTAGAGGCAGAAAATAAGAAACTAGAAGCTCGTTATCAAAAAGAAAAAGCGAAGTTTCCTAAAAAAGAGGGAGTGAAACGAGGAAAGATTCAGATAGACGGGATTATTTTACCAGCTTCAAGCTATTCTCAAGATTTATTACTGCTTGAATCTATTATTGAGCCGTATCGGGTTTTTTTCCCTGAAGATTTAGAAACGACAGATCCCGTTTTACAGACATTTCTTGCTCGAATATTCGCTCAAGCTGCGGACTTTTCTGATAAAGCATCGTTGTTACAGACCTTTTCTAAAATCTTTTTCAAGGGGCAATTTGGTCAGAAAATTGCTATTTCTGATTTTGCAATCAATCCGGATGCGCAAAACTATTTCCATCACTATGAAGGGAATGCTTATCTGGTGCTAGACGGGGAGTATGGAGAAGACTATAAAGCTATAGGTAGTTATGTGTATGGTGTCCCCTACTATAAAGAAGCCCAGATTGAGCTTTGGCAGGAATTTATTAAGGATCCAACTTGTGAAGTGAAGATTCGTGTTAGTCATATACCTGAGGGAGCATTGGCATCGATTATTGCAGAGTGGGAGTTTAAAGGAGAAGAATTAGAACTACCAAATGTGATTGATCTCGATAAAAATGGAACTTTATTTGTTACGATTTTTGTGAAAGGACAAGGTCGTTTACAATTAGGTTCCTTGCATTATCGGCGGGGAAGAGGGGGCTTTGGTCAGTTTAGCCTAGGTGGTCAACGATTTTTTGATTCTCAACGTCAGGAATTTAGTTATTTTTTTCATCCGGGAGATTTCAAACCACCCTTGTGCGTCTATTTTTCTGGATGGCGTACGGCTGAAGGATTTGAAGGATACGGCATGATGCGAAAATTAGGAGCGCCGATGCTCTTGATTTGTGACTCGCGCATTACAGGTGGCTCCTTCTATCTTGGCACCAAAGAGTTTGAAAATAAGATTTCGGATGTGATTCAGATGTACCTAGAGTATCTTGGATTTAACAATAAGCAATTGATTATGTCTGGGATGTCGATGGGAACATTTGGAGCGGTTTATCATGGCGCAAATCTGGACCCTCATGCTTTTATTTTAGCGAAACCTGTTTTTAGTTTAGGACGAGTAGCTGAATTAGAAAAAACATTAAGGCCAGGTGGTTTTCCTGCTTCTCTTGATATCTTGCTCCATTTAGAAGGTGGGATGGAGGATGCAGCGGCTAGGCGACTAGATAAGCGGTTCTGGGATGTATGTGTGAACGGTCGTTATCAGGGAACCAAGTTTTTTATTGCCTATATGAAAGACGATGATTATGATAAGACAGCCTTTAGAGAGTTAGTAGAGGGACTTAGTAATCGTGAAGTTCAGATAGTTGGTCGTGGTTGGACTGGTCGTCACATGGATGGATCTTCCTTCACCGTTCCTTGGTTTCTTAATCAATATCAGAAAGTATTGGAAACAGATTTTGGTAGAGGGGAGCAACTGTGA
- the asp1 gene encoding accessory Sec system protein Asp1 yields MFQFIPAWYGQGRPWYDPTTAWYRGVSSIHFDDTINQMRMFQHTNEDIGMVLLNYMPNLRYFLHRYDLFEVPYWSVFDEIQHTHHIQPQILDFKEFQWPENVEFLYTNFLVLVRKDGKVLAHVEFGEEAHLIYIQFFKDDRPSKRLVFDDRGFLSSILYYDDQGKENYQDYLNATGDWQIRENLQTQEVTVNPSVAHRFQKERYGSIAEVIQEKVAAYVTRLTVEDVLVLASSPQHNKLILQAKGSHRLILSYFDERYPFHPMAQIAQDTALADLVVIDRQRSKERLQEAISTPIEHISLFDARLNLGKSQRFRELFLYFLMDGVEEKELLQYLEQIAYFMTEHEDVHLKMVTYQTDPAQEDVKREWLDALLESYDLDFFQLETEEEQTEAFEDDDEEVEIEAKRVSLEFLRSDLDIMSSLEESRLIIDVTSEPDLYTQIAGISAGIPQITIQPTEFVEHLKNGYLLSHPSELSLALHHYLVGLRNWNESLMYAAQKIASYTSGSLVEKIKQSIGYHE; encoded by the coding sequence ATGTTTCAGTTTATTCCAGCCTGGTATGGACAAGGCAGACCTTGGTATGATCCGACAACTGCTTGGTATCGTGGCGTTTCTTCGATTCATTTTGATGATACAATCAATCAGATGCGGATGTTTCAGCACACAAATGAAGATATAGGGATGGTACTCTTAAATTATATGCCTAATCTTCGCTATTTTCTCCATCGCTATGACCTATTTGAAGTCCCTTATTGGTCTGTTTTTGACGAGATTCAACATACCCATCATATCCAGCCACAAATACTTGATTTCAAAGAATTTCAGTGGCCGGAAAATGTAGAATTTCTCTATACAAACTTTTTGGTGCTTGTCAGAAAGGATGGAAAGGTACTGGCGCATGTGGAATTTGGCGAAGAAGCACATTTGATTTATATCCAATTTTTTAAAGATGACAGACCATCAAAACGCCTGGTCTTTGACGACCGTGGTTTCTTATCAAGTATCCTGTACTATGATGACCAAGGAAAAGAGAACTATCAAGACTATCTAAATGCGACGGGAGACTGGCAGATTCGGGAGAATTTACAGACGCAGGAAGTGACTGTTAATCCTAGTGTAGCCCACCGTTTTCAGAAAGAACGCTATGGATCGATTGCTGAAGTTATTCAAGAAAAAGTAGCAGCCTATGTAACCAGATTAACAGTAGAAGATGTCTTAGTTTTAGCTTCCAGCCCACAACATAACAAGCTTATCTTGCAAGCTAAAGGTTCGCATCGATTGATTCTATCGTATTTTGATGAGCGCTATCCTTTTCATCCAATGGCGCAAATAGCGCAGGATACAGCGCTAGCTGATTTGGTGGTGATAGATAGACAGAGGAGTAAGGAACGATTGCAAGAAGCCATTTCTACGCCTATTGAGCATATTTCTCTTTTTGACGCTCGCTTGAATCTTGGAAAGAGCCAGCGTTTTCGGGAATTATTTCTCTATTTCTTGATGGATGGGGTAGAGGAAAAGGAGTTGTTGCAGTATTTGGAGCAGATTGCTTATTTTATGACTGAGCATGAAGATGTTCATCTGAAAATGGTGACTTATCAGACGGATCCAGCCCAAGAAGACGTCAAACGAGAGTGGCTTGATGCCTTGTTGGAGTCTTATGACTTGGACTTTTTCCAATTGGAAACGGAGGAAGAACAGACTGAGGCTTTTGAAGACGATGATGAAGAGGTAGAGATAGAAGCGAAGCGAGTGAGCTTAGAATTTCTACGTTCAGATTTAGACATTATGAGCTCCCTAGAAGAAAGCCGTCTGATTATTGATGTGACAAGTGAGCCGGATTTATATACCCAGATTGCAGGAATCAGTGCAGGAATTCCACAGATTACTATCCAGCCAACGGAGTTTGTCGAGCATTTGAAAAATGGTTATCTGCTCTCTCATCCGTCTGAACTAAGTCTTGCTTTGCACCATTATTTAGTCGGCTTACGGAATTGGAATGAATCCTTGATGTATGCCGCTCAAAAAATCGCCTCCTACACCAGTGGTAGTTTGGTAGAAAAAATAAAACAAAGTATAGGATATCATGAGTAA
- the secY2 gene encoding accessory Sec system protein translocase subunit SecY2 — MKKFFFQYPMLKRIFFSFGIVLLFLIGRYIPLPNVDISKSSVVANSSLEVASAVSGGSLANIGLFSLGLGPSMYSMILNRVFALGRRRQATDSSQQKKQMIVMFLVAAMQGLGIAASLTYVAHPILQPIQLIALTTFLLVTGSFILMWLGNLNAAYGMGGTTLIMFISIVVSQFRAVPILVEVVASPKIMYAVFIMVWTLLSIYVTVIFDKSEYRIPIQRVSIHNDFVKKAYLPIRVNPSNGMPIMYAFTFLALPQYFLILLSYLLKRNALLQYSVYFTPRTGIGIVIYVVLVLLLSYSFAFVNVDPVVLSKEFRVSGDFIKDVRPGKPTQLYLARYIRFFGVFSGVITSILLSIPLILFLSDEKLQDLTPLSGIFMMMTGMVLMIRDEVVTSRLRRKYTELFEGN, encoded by the coding sequence ATGAAGAAATTCTTTTTCCAATATCCGATGCTTAAGAGGATTTTCTTTTCTTTCGGGATTGTCCTCTTATTTTTAATCGGACGCTATATTCCCTTGCCAAATGTGGATATTTCAAAATCAAGTGTCGTAGCCAATTCCTCTTTAGAGGTGGCTTCTGCTGTATCTGGTGGAAGTTTAGCCAATATAGGGCTTTTTTCATTAGGGTTAGGCCCCTCTATGTATTCGATGATTTTGAATAGGGTTTTTGCACTGGGGAGGAGACGGCAGGCGACTGACAGTTCGCAACAAAAAAAACAAATGATAGTAATGTTCCTTGTGGCAGCCATGCAGGGATTGGGCATTGCTGCAAGTCTAACCTATGTGGCTCATCCGATTTTACAGCCAATTCAGTTGATTGCGCTGACAACTTTTTTATTGGTGACAGGTTCCTTTATTCTTATGTGGTTAGGCAATCTGAATGCGGCTTATGGGATGGGAGGGACAACCCTTATCATGTTTATCAGTATTGTTGTTTCCCAATTTCGGGCTGTTCCAATTCTGGTAGAGGTTGTGGCCAGTCCTAAGATCATGTATGCTGTGTTTATTATGGTTTGGACTCTATTGAGTATCTATGTGACTGTTATTTTTGACAAATCAGAATACCGAATTCCCATCCAAAGAGTATCCATTCATAACGATTTCGTCAAAAAAGCGTATCTGCCCATTCGTGTCAATCCCTCAAATGGAATGCCAATCATGTATGCATTTACCTTTTTGGCCTTACCACAGTATTTTTTAATTCTATTATCCTATCTTTTAAAAAGAAATGCTCTCTTGCAATATAGTGTTTATTTTACACCTCGTACAGGGATTGGGATAGTTATATATGTGGTGTTGGTGTTATTGCTATCTTACAGCTTTGCGTTTGTAAATGTAGATCCTGTAGTTCTCTCAAAAGAGTTTAGGGTGTCGGGTGATTTTATAAAAGATGTTCGTCCTGGAAAGCCAACCCAACTATACTTAGCAAGATATATTCGTTTCTTTGGGGTGTTTAGCGGAGTCATTACCAGTATATTACTCAGCATTCCTTTAATTCTTTTCTTATCTGATGAGAAATTGCAGGATTTAACTCCCTTATCAGGGATTTTTATGATGATGACAGGAATGGTATTGATGATTCGAGACGAAGTAGTGACCTCACGCTTACGGCGTAAATATACAGAATTATTTGAAGGAAATTAG
- a CDS encoding sugar transferase, producing the protein MTIHITNLYGQSPYSVALMSQNLVSDIGKMLGMKEIGIYYYDSSKENPASLRTRFDGMNAAVAHGDTIVLQTPTWHPTEFERAYLQQLRAGYDINLVLFVHDVPPLMFSGNFYRMPQVIETYNMADVIIVPSEAMLRVLRENGLTVKKVLLQHMWDHTTPLSWQTPQFEKLVNFSGSPERFQFIKEWKYDLPLHVFAAPNAKLEAPASTVIQEEWKFKTELLDKLASNGGFGLVWNQTEDSEYYSLNASYKLSTYLAAGLPVLVPATLSNKEIIENNHLGFVIHSLEEVPEILNKISQEKYDGLVRNVKRFRVLLNEGYFTKKVLIDMVHLLFQNESDQ; encoded by the coding sequence ATGACGATACACATTACAAATCTATACGGGCAATCACCGTATAGTGTGGCGCTGATGTCGCAAAATCTAGTATCTGATATTGGAAAAATGTTGGGCATGAAGGAAATTGGAATCTATTATTATGATTCGTCAAAGGAAAATCCAGCCTCTCTTCGAACTCGCTTTGATGGGATGAATGCAGCGGTAGCTCACGGTGATACGATTGTGTTGCAGACTCCCACTTGGCACCCAACTGAATTTGAACGCGCCTATTTACAGCAATTGCGAGCTGGCTATGATATAAATTTGGTGCTATTTGTGCATGATGTTCCGCCTTTAATGTTTAGTGGAAATTTTTACCGAATGCCTCAAGTAATCGAAACCTATAATATGGCGGATGTTATTATAGTGCCATCTGAAGCTATGCTTCGCGTTTTACGAGAGAACGGATTAACGGTTAAAAAGGTACTATTGCAGCATATGTGGGATCATACCACTCCACTTAGCTGGCAAACGCCACAGTTTGAAAAGTTAGTCAATTTCTCAGGATCACCAGAGCGGTTTCAATTTATCAAGGAGTGGAAATATGATCTTCCTTTGCATGTGTTTGCAGCGCCCAATGCAAAGCTTGAAGCTCCTGCTTCAACGGTCATTCAGGAAGAGTGGAAATTTAAGACAGAATTGCTCGATAAACTGGCTTCAAATGGTGGTTTTGGCTTGGTATGGAATCAAACAGAAGATTCAGAATACTATTCTTTAAATGCTTCTTACAAGCTGAGTACCTATCTCGCAGCAGGGCTTCCGGTTCTGGTTCCAGCGACTTTATCGAATAAGGAGATCATAGAAAACAATCATTTAGGCTTTGTAATTCATTCGCTAGAAGAAGTGCCGGAGATCCTCAACAAGATTTCACAAGAAAAATATGATGGATTGGTCCGCAATGTCAAACGCTTTCGCGTGTTGCTAAATGAAGGTTATTTTACGAAAAAGGTCTTAATTGATATGGTGCACCTATTATTTCAGAATGAGAGCGACCAGTAA
- a CDS encoding glycosyltransferase, with the protein MDLTEHTVGAVKDWNKRLNGQFNAGVLLLNLERCRKEQFTETLIAYTEQHYSDLKDGDQTVLNHFYPDYLALPKKYNTQVGVEWLGGEVGEMAEPTVVHYSTHQKPWKTYSHSRLRELWWVYHNLEWSDLVGYWKVKNADVQLFTTYSQQKCFVLTNSDNIEKLEELIQAFPNLQFMIAARTIMSPKLLNLAAYPNVFVYPNILPFQIEELLDQTSIYLDINHYSEVDSIVERAYQKGKKILTFEHTKHREERFYDAIVPSVNPEQMIDCLREVVSE; encoded by the coding sequence ATGGATTTGACAGAACATACAGTTGGAGCTGTTAAAGATTGGAATAAGCGATTAAACGGTCAGTTTAATGCAGGTGTACTATTATTAAACTTAGAGCGCTGCCGCAAGGAGCAGTTTACAGAGACCTTGATTGCCTATACAGAACAACATTATTCAGACCTAAAAGATGGCGATCAGACGGTGTTAAACCACTTCTATCCAGATTATCTAGCTTTACCTAAGAAATACAATACTCAAGTTGGAGTAGAATGGTTAGGAGGGGAAGTCGGAGAAATGGCTGAACCTACCGTTGTGCATTATTCGACTCATCAAAAACCTTGGAAGACCTATAGTCACAGCCGCTTACGAGAGCTCTGGTGGGTTTATCACAACTTAGAATGGTCGGATTTAGTAGGTTATTGGAAGGTTAAGAATGCGGATGTGCAGCTATTTACCACCTATAGTCAGCAAAAATGTTTTGTCCTGACCAATTCTGATAATATTGAGAAGCTCGAAGAGCTCATTCAAGCATTTCCAAATCTACAATTTATGATTGCGGCCCGTACGATCATGTCGCCTAAGCTACTAAATTTAGCAGCCTATCCGAATGTATTTGTCTATCCAAATATTCTCCCCTTTCAAATTGAGGAACTCTTAGACCAAACAAGTATTTATTTGGATATCAATCATTATAGTGAAGTGGATTCGATTGTGGAGCGAGCCTATCAAAAAGGGAAAAAGATTCTGACGTTTGAGCATACCAAACATCGGGAAGAGCGGTTCTATGATGCGATTGTTCCATCAGTAAATCCTGAACAGATGATAGATTGTTTGCGAGAGGTTGTATCAGAATGA
- a CDS encoding IS630 family transposase (programmed frameshift), whose translation MNATQEQITELKSALKAKHLSAYHKRIQAVYLRSQKLTYKAISDLIGLSHDTIWRLVKKYEQEGLSALTHDARGGRHRSYLTYEEEKAFLEEQFVGSASGQFVTIAEMHEAYQTKIGKQTTREGFYALLKRHGWRKVTPRPEHPKKQMPKRFWRLKIKSTFKKTRKRFKNSRRYQKVRLMYQDEAGFGRISKIGKSWVPKGVRPHVHSHYIREYRYCYGAVDAHTGESFFIIAGGCNTDWMNEFLRQLSQAYPNDYILLVMDNAVWHKSRTLEKPTNIGFEFIPPYTPEMNPIEQVWAEIRKRGFKNKAFKTLDDVINKLQEVIQRLHWSVLKPIVHRNWLFSDFDVK comes from the exons ATGAACGCTACACAAGAACAAATCACAGAACTCAAATCAGCTCTCAAGGCTAAACACCTCTCTGCCTATCACAAACGGATTCAAGCGGTCTATTTACGCTCTCAAAAGTTGACCTACAAGGCCATTTCTGACTTAATCGGTTTATCTCATGATACGATTTGGCGTTTGGTGAAAAAATATGAACAAGAAGGCCTCTCTGCCCTTACCCATGATGCACGAGGGGGGCGTCATCGTTCTTATCTTACTTACGAAGAAGAAAAAGCATTCTTAGAAGAACAGTTTGTTGGTAGTGCTTCAGGACAATTTGTCACTATTGCAGAAATGCACGAGGCTTATCAAACTAAAATTGGGAAACAAACGACGCGAGAAGGGTTTTATGCACTGTTGAAGCGTCACGGTTGGCGCAAAGTAACACCAAGACCTGAACACCCTAAAAAG CAGATGCCAAAACGATTTTGGCGTCTAAAAATAAAATCTACCTTCAAGAAGACGAGAAAGCGCTTTAAGAATAGTAGACGTTACCAGAAGGTCAGACTCATGTATCAAGATGAAGCAGGATTCGGACGGATTAGTAAAATTGGGAAGTCTTGGGTGCCAAAAGGTGTACGACCTCATGTTCACAGCCACTATATTCGAGAATATCGCTACTGCTATGGAGCTGTCGATGCCCATACAGGGGAATCTTTCTTTATCATTGCTGGGGGATGTAACACCGATTGGATGAATGAATTTTTAAGACAACTGTCCCAAGCCTACCCTAATGACTATATCTTACTCGTGATGGATAACGCCGTATGGCATAAATCACGGACGTTAGAGAAACCTACCAACATTGGCTTTGAGTTCATTCCACCTTATACGCCTGAGATGAATCCCATTGAACAAGTCTGGGCTGAGATTCGTAAGAGAGGTTTCAAGAATAAGGCCTTTAAGACGCTAGACGATGTCATTAACAAGCTGCAAGAGGTGATTCAACGTCTGCATTGGTCTGTGTTAAAACCCATTGTTCATAGAAATTGGCTCTTTTCAGATTTTGATGTTAAATGA
- a CDS encoding glycosyltransferase, with protein MRELNEKASGVAKRAIVFAADNQYVSQLTTAIKSVCAHNQHIKFYILNDDIPKEWFILMKRHLEKLSCEIQDVKLVENRVTKFDGPYHYINYVTYFRYMIPEVVSEDRALYLYSFNIKI; from the coding sequence ATGAGAGAGTTGAACGAAAAAGCTAGCGGAGTTGCTAAGAGAGCCATTGTTTTTGCAGCAGATAATCAGTATGTGAGCCAGCTGACAACTGCGATTAAATCAGTCTGTGCCCACAATCAACACATCAAGTTTTATATTTTAAATGACGATATTCCAAAAGAATGGTTTATTTTGATGAAGCGCCACTTAGAGAAACTAAGTTGTGAGATTCAGGATGTCAAATTAGTGGAAAATAGGGTCACTAAATTTGACGGACCTTATCACTACATCAATTATGTCACGTATTTTCGCTATATGATTCCAGAAGTGGTCAGTGAAGATAGGGCACTCTATTTATACTCATTTAACATCAAAATCTGA
- a CDS encoding glycosyltransferase yields the protein MMSRNAIVFAADNQYVSQLTTAIKSVCAHNQHIKFYILNDDISKEWFLLMSEHLAMLDCTIQDVKLVGMDFEKYPNHFGHINHVTYFRYMIPEVVPEDRVLYLDTDIIVTGDVTSLFLRNMEGKMLAAVRDVDEIYSSRTDFNAGVLLLNLIECRKQKFTKHLLEITEHRAAELLWGDQSALNLLCPDYIALERTYNCQVGQDTYHNFEQISTLPTIIHYSSPHKPWNTYSGIRLRNLWWFYHDLDWAEIRGYWKIRSRKYERFEKVRPHQCFILTNSQSIAHIDYLSDKLPEIQFNIAAYSPMGPDLLNLADKENIFLYPSANSLTIQRLLEESTYYLDINHYTEVDDIVEEAKQKGKKLFTFDHTMHRDASYYDGIVSHDNPYEMLQLVKESLDE from the coding sequence ATGATGTCGCGAAATGCCATTGTTTTTGCAGCAGATAATCAGTATGTGAGTCAGCTGACAACTGCGATTAAATCAGTCTGTGCCCACAATCAACACATTAAGTTTTATATTTTAAACGATGATATTTCAAAAGAATGGTTTCTGCTGATGAGTGAGCATCTAGCCATGCTGGATTGCACGATTCAGGATGTGAAGTTAGTAGGAATGGATTTTGAAAAGTATCCGAACCATTTTGGACATATTAATCATGTTACCTATTTTCGCTATATGATTCCTGAAGTAGTGCCAGAAGATAGAGTCCTCTACCTAGATACAGATATCATCGTGACAGGTGATGTCACCTCTTTATTTTTGAGAAATATGGAAGGAAAAATGCTTGCTGCAGTTCGTGATGTAGATGAAATCTATTCTAGTAGAACCGATTTTAATGCAGGCGTTCTCTTGCTGAATCTCATCGAGTGTCGGAAGCAGAAATTTACAAAACATTTGCTAGAGATTACAGAACACCGTGCTGCAGAACTACTGTGGGGTGATCAGAGTGCACTGAATCTCCTGTGTCCAGATTATATAGCTCTAGAGAGGACCTACAATTGTCAGGTAGGTCAGGATACCTATCATAACTTTGAACAAATCTCAACCTTACCGACGATTATTCACTATTCTAGTCCTCACAAACCCTGGAATACCTATAGCGGAATCCGATTGAGGAATTTATGGTGGTTCTACCATGATTTAGATTGGGCAGAGATTAGAGGATATTGGAAGATTCGTTCAAGAAAATATGAACGGTTTGAAAAGGTGAGACCTCATCAGTGTTTCATCTTAACGAACAGTCAATCAATAGCTCATATTGATTATCTTAGTGATAAATTACCAGAAATACAGTTTAATATTGCGGCCTATTCACCAATGGGCCCTGATTTATTAAATCTAGCGGACAAAGAAAATATTTTCCTGTATCCTAGTGCGAATTCATTAACGATTCAACGACTATTGGAAGAATCAACATATTATCTAGACATTAATCATTACACTGAAGTAGATGATATCGTAGAAGAAGCTAAGCAAAAAGGAAAGAAGCTATTTACGTTTGATCACACGATGCATAGAGATGCATCGTATTATGATGGGATTGTTTCGCATGATAATCCCTACGAAATGTTACAACTAGTGAAAGAAAGTTTAGATGAATGA
- a CDS encoding 5'-methylthioadenosine/adenosylhomocysteine nucleosidase, translated as MKFGIIAAMPEELKTLVEALECGSEQIVLGRTYYTGILGQHEVVLVQSGVGKVMSAMSVAILAQQFQVDVIVNTGSAGAVAEGIAIGDVVVADQLAYHDVDLTAFGYEYGQMSAQPLYFEADKALLAQMKEILAQQAITAHSGLIATGDSFIAGQDKIAAIKAHFPTVLAVEMEGAAIAQAAHSIGLPFLVIRAMSDTAQGDANITFDEFIIEAGKRSAEALIALLQKVG; from the coding sequence ATGAAATTTGGAATTATTGCTGCCATGCCAGAAGAATTGAAGACCTTGGTGGAAGCGCTCGAGTGTGGAAGTGAGCAAATCGTATTAGGAAGAACCTACTATACTGGAATACTAGGCCAGCATGAGGTGGTCTTGGTCCAATCAGGGGTTGGAAAGGTCATGTCGGCTATGTCTGTGGCTATCCTAGCCCAGCAATTTCAGGTCGATGTGATTGTGAATACCGGTTCAGCTGGCGCAGTTGCAGAGGGAATTGCCATTGGGGATGTGGTTGTAGCAGATCAGTTGGCTTACCACGATGTGGATTTGACAGCCTTTGGCTATGAGTACGGTCAAATGTCTGCACAACCCCTATATTTTGAAGCAGATAAGGCGCTCCTTGCGCAGATGAAGGAAATCCTTGCTCAACAAGCTATTACAGCCCATAGTGGATTGATTGCGACAGGAGATAGCTTTATTGCAGGTCAAGACAAGATTGCAGCCATAAAGGCTCATTTCCCAACTGTTTTAGCGGTTGAAATGGAAGGAGCAGCTATTGCCCAAGCCGCTCATAGCATCGGACTGCCTTTCCTTGTCATTCGCGCCATGAGTGATACCGCACAAGGAGATGCCAATATCACCTTTGATGAATTTATCATCGAAGCAGGGAAACGCTCGGCAGAAGCTTTAATCGCTTTGTTGCAAAAGGTTGGTTAA
- the macP gene encoding cell wall synthase accessory phosphoprotein MacP: MGRPLLTDEMIEKANRGEKISGPRLYDEEETKIIHTNRSFGYAAPQGHGFSQKTLDIEVEPTIVKSRRIENAKRGLFESKLNKILFWIVLLLTALLIAMFKL; the protein is encoded by the coding sequence ATGGGAAGACCCTTGTTGACAGATGAAATGATTGAGAAAGCCAACCGTGGCGAAAAGATTTCAGGACCTCGTCTTTATGATGAGGAGGAAACCAAGATTATCCATACGAATCGGTCATTTGGCTATGCAGCTCCGCAAGGACATGGTTTTAGCCAAAAAACCTTGGATATTGAAGTTGAACCTACGATTGTGAAAAGTCGTAGGATTGAAAATGCCAAACGAGGCCTCTTTGAGTCTAAACTCAATAAAATTCTTTTTTGGATTGTTCTCTTGCTGACGGCTTTATTGATTGCTATGTTTAAATTGTAA
- a CDS encoding NUDIX hydrolase, with translation MKFEEKTIKRTEIFKGHIFDVVVDDVALPRGGEAKRELIFHKGAVCVLAVTPEDKLILVKQYRKAIEQTSYEIPAGKLEVGENADPKAAALRELEEETGYTAELELLYDFYTAIGFCNEKIKLYKATNLVKVENPRPMDEDETLELYQVSFDEAQDLVKSGDICDAKTLLALQYWALERQKR, from the coding sequence ATGAAATTCGAAGAAAAGACCATAAAGCGGACAGAGATTTTCAAGGGCCATATTTTTGATGTCGTGGTAGATGATGTTGCACTTCCTAGGGGCGGAGAAGCCAAGCGGGAGTTGATTTTTCATAAGGGAGCCGTCTGTGTTCTTGCTGTGACGCCTGAGGACAAGCTGATTTTGGTCAAGCAGTACCGTAAGGCGATTGAACAAACCAGCTATGAGATTCCAGCAGGGAAATTAGAAGTGGGAGAAAATGCTGACCCTAAAGCTGCTGCACTGAGGGAATTAGAAGAAGAGACAGGCTATACAGCTGAACTTGAATTACTCTATGATTTTTATACAGCGATTGGATTTTGCAATGAAAAAATCAAACTGTACAAAGCAACCAATCTGGTTAAGGTTGAAAATCCCCGTCCTATGGACGAAGATGAAACTTTAGAATTGTACCAAGTGAGTTTTGATGAAGCCCAAGACCTTGTAAAAAGCGGAGATATTTGTGACGCTAAAACCTTGTTAGCCTTGCAATATTGGGCTTTGGAGAGACAGAAAAGATAG